One window of Vanessa atalanta chromosome 9, ilVanAtal1.2, whole genome shotgun sequence genomic DNA carries:
- the LOC125066139 gene encoding trypsin, alkaline C-like — translation MRALIVLALGLAVASADRIIGGSTTTIDRYPFTGAMLLSPSGSGSFWQACGSSILNNRAVLTAAHCFDRHPSTSQWRIRVGSTNANSGGSVVTTNRIINHPSYNRHTFDNDISVLRINGAFSFNNNVRASRIAGANYNLADNQAVWAVGWGVTSVGGRPSEQLRHVQVWSVNQNTCRTRYAELGRTITANMLCAGWLDVGGRDACQGDSGGPLLHNNIVVGVCSWGERCALARYPGVNARVSRYTAWIQNNS, via the exons ATGCGTGCTCTCATCGTTTTAGCCCTTGGCCTGGCAGTGGCTTCTG CCGATAGGATCATTGGGGGATCCACGACGACGATCGATCGGTACCCATTCACTGGGGCCATGCTTCTGTCACCCTCAGGCTCTGGATCGTTCTGGCAGGCTTGCGgttcttctatattgaataacagAGCCGTTCTCACTGCTGCTCACTGTTTCGA CCGACACCCTTCAACTTCCCAATGGCGTATACGCGTTGGTTCCACAAACGCCAACAGCGGCGGTTCAGTCGTAACCACGAACAGAATCATCAACCACCCGAGTTATAATAGGCACACCTTCGACAACGATATTTCCGTTTTGAGAATCAACGGCGCCTTCTCTTTTAATAACAACGTTCGTGCATCACGTATCGCTGGCGCCAACTACAATCTTGCCGACAATCAGGCCGTGTGGGCCGTCGGATGGGGAGTTACTAGC GTCGGTGGCCGACCTTCGGAACAGCTTCGTCATGTCCAAGTTTGGAGCGTAAACCAGAACACATGCAGAACCCGTTACGCGGAGCTCGGTCGTACAATCACTGCTAACATGTTGTGCGCGGGCTGGCTCGATGTTGGCGGTCGCGACGCGTGCCAGGGTGACTCTGGTGGTCCTCTGCTCCACAACAACATTGTTGTCGGTGTGTGCTCTTGGGGAGAGAGATGCGCTTTGGCTCGTTACCCTGGTGTCAATGCTCGTGTATCACGCTACACAGCCTGGATTCAAAACaactcttaa
- the LOC125066159 gene encoding trypsin, alkaline C-like: MRALIVLALGLAVASADRIIGGSTTTIDRYPFTGAMLLSPSGSGSFWQACGSSILNNRAVLTAAHCFDRHPSTSQWRIRVGSTNANSGGSVVTTNRIINHPSYNRHTFDNDISVLRINGAFSFNNNVRASRIAGANYNLADNQAVWAVGWGVTSVGGRPSEQLRHVQVWSVNQNTCRTRYAELRRTITANMLCAGWLDVGGRDACQGDSGGPLLHNNIVVGVCSWGERCALARYPGVNARVSRYTAWIQNNS, encoded by the exons ATGCGTGCTCTCATCGTTTTAGCCCTTGGCCTGGCAGTGGCTTCTG CCGATAGGATCATTGGGGGATCCACGACGACGATCGATCGGTACCCATTCACTGGGGCCATGCTTCTGTCACCCTCAGGCTCTGGATCGTTCTGGCAGGCTTGCGgttcttctatattgaataacagAGCCGTTCTCACTGCTGCTCACTGTTTCGA CCGACACCCTTCAACTTCCCAATGGCGTATACGCGTTGGTTCCACAAACGCCAACAGCGGCGGTTCAGTCGTAACCACGAACAGAATCATCAACCACCCCAGTTATAATAGGCACACCTTCGACAACGATATTTCCGTTTTGAGAATCAACGGCGCCTTCTCTTTTAATAACAACGTTCGTGCATCACGTATCGCTGGCGCCAACTACAATCTTGCCGACAATCAGGCCGTGTGGGCCGTCGGATGGGGAGTTACTAGC GTCGGTGGCCGACCTTCGGAACAGCTTCGTCACGTCCAAGTTTGGAGCGTAAACCAGAACACATGCAGAACCCGTTACGCGGAGCTCCGTCGCACAATCACTGCTAATATGTTGTGCGCGGGCTGGCTCGATGTTGGCGGTCGCGACGCGTGCCAGGGTGACTCTGGTGGTCCTCTGCTCCACAACAACATTGTTGTCGGTGTGTGCTCTTGGGGAGAGAGATGCGCTTTGGCTCGTTACCCTGGTGTCAATGCTCGTGTATCACGCTACACAGCCTGGATTCAAAACaactcttaa